One window from the genome of Terriglobales bacterium encodes:
- a CDS encoding CDGSH iron-sulfur domain-containing protein yields the protein MTEVKITVKPNGPYRVEGPVKLVDAEGREWDLSGKPAFSLCRCGGSVNKPFCDGTHSKLGFQAAEAAVRSETEQSTAQTKI from the coding sequence ATGACGGAAGTGAAGATCACCGTAAAACCCAACGGACCGTATCGAGTAGAAGGACCAGTGAAGCTCGTGGATGCCGAAGGTCGAGAGTGGGACCTCAGCGGGAAACCAGCATTCTCACTCTGTCGGTGCGGTGGATCAGTGAACAAGCCCTTCTGCGACGGTACGCACAGCAAACTCGGTTTCCAGGCTGCCGAGGCAGCAGTACGCAGCGAGACAGAGCAAAGTACAGCCCAGACCAAAATCTAA
- a CDS encoding radical SAM protein, translating into MKTNEVIQAWGRILAGYKPSLSIEITKECPLRCPGCYAYAEGHVAPGTNLRDLSDQRGDTLVKNVLALVDEYRPLHLSLVGGDPLVRFRELDALLPELEKRGIFVQIVTSAFRPLPLEWARMKRVGIVVSIDGLQPEHDARRKPATYERILKNIAGHRITVHCTITAQMMDRPRYLEEFLQFWAAKEEVGKVWMSMFTPQRGEVAAEILSPVQRTQAIEELLRLRTTHQKLDMFKAQVMEFAHPPASPKECVFAQTTTIISADLKTQVTPCQYGGDPDCSQCGCVASMGLAAVGKHHLALGLTAGRVFEVSNRAGMQIRKWRMRKRQRGQQKVA; encoded by the coding sequence GTGAAGACAAACGAAGTAATTCAGGCATGGGGAAGGATACTCGCCGGTTACAAGCCGTCGTTGTCGATTGAGATTACCAAGGAGTGTCCGCTGCGTTGTCCTGGCTGTTATGCGTATGCCGAGGGCCACGTGGCGCCCGGAACCAACCTCCGCGACCTTTCCGACCAGCGCGGAGACACTTTGGTTAAAAACGTCCTCGCCTTGGTGGACGAGTATCGTCCGCTGCATCTCTCCCTCGTGGGTGGCGATCCACTGGTGCGATTCCGGGAATTAGACGCCCTATTGCCGGAGCTGGAGAAGCGCGGGATCTTCGTACAAATTGTCACTAGTGCCTTTCGGCCGCTACCGCTCGAGTGGGCACGCATGAAGCGCGTGGGAATCGTTGTCTCCATCGACGGCTTGCAGCCGGAGCACGATGCCCGCCGCAAGCCCGCCACCTACGAACGCATTCTGAAGAATATTGCCGGACATCGGATCACCGTGCACTGCACCATTACCGCGCAGATGATGGATCGTCCCAGGTACCTGGAAGAGTTTCTCCAGTTTTGGGCGGCGAAGGAAGAGGTTGGCAAAGTGTGGATGAGCATGTTCACACCGCAGCGTGGAGAGGTGGCCGCCGAGATTCTTTCGCCGGTACAGCGCACGCAGGCTATCGAGGAACTGCTGCGGCTGCGAACGACTCACCAGAAGCTGGACATGTTCAAGGCGCAGGTGATGGAATTCGCACATCCTCCCGCTTCCCCGAAGGAGTGCGTCTTCGCGCAGACCACGACGATAATCTCCGCCGACTTAAAGACGCAAGTCACGCCTTGTCAGTATGGCGGTGATCCAGACTGTTCGCAGTGCGGTTGTGTAGCCTCCATGGGTCTTGCCGCCGTAGGAAAGCATCACCTCGCATTAGGACTCACAGCGGGAAGGGTTTTCGAGGTGTCTAACAGGGCGGGGATGCAGATCCGAAAGTGGCGAATGCGCAAACGGCAGCGTGGGCAGCAGAAGGTCGCATGA
- a CDS encoding amidohydrolase family protein, whose product MRIRICVSLLAFFLTSCSAFAQTAARNVTVLRCSKLLDVRQGIYITNATVRIENGKIVSVESGNVPSPGVPRIIDAPGTCLPGLIDVHVHLTSDPEEGGFGYAELGNSVPRETIFGAKNARKTLMSGFTSVRNVGARGYADVALRDGINAGDIPGPRMQVSGPALTITGGHGDDNLLPYEYHHSGQGVANGPWAVREKVRENVKFGADLIKVLASGGVLSKGDTPGAPQYTPEELKAIADEAHKLGRKVAAHAHGTQSIKEAILAGIDTIEHSSLIDIEGIAMAKQHHTYLDFDIYNDDYILAEGAKHGMLPESIEKEKGVGRLQRENFRKAFQAGTLMGFATDAGVYPHGDNWKQFPKMVEWGMKPIDAIRAATLNGADIMGWSDKVGTIEKDHFADIIAVDGDPLADINVMGKVKLVIKGGEVYRNDFAARSQ is encoded by the coding sequence ATGCGAATCCGCATTTGCGTTTCGTTGTTAGCTTTCTTTCTTACATCATGTTCAGCCTTCGCGCAGACTGCGGCGCGGAATGTCACCGTGTTGCGCTGCAGCAAGCTGCTTGATGTGCGCCAGGGCATTTACATCACGAATGCCACGGTGCGCATCGAGAACGGCAAGATCGTTTCCGTAGAGTCTGGAAACGTGCCGTCTCCTGGTGTACCGCGGATCATCGATGCTCCGGGCACCTGCCTGCCGGGATTGATCGATGTCCACGTTCACCTCACTAGCGATCCGGAAGAAGGCGGATTTGGATACGCCGAACTCGGGAACTCTGTTCCGCGAGAGACAATCTTTGGCGCTAAGAACGCGCGCAAGACGTTGATGTCTGGATTCACCAGTGTCCGCAATGTGGGAGCAAGAGGCTACGCCGATGTCGCTCTGCGCGATGGCATCAACGCCGGCGACATCCCGGGACCGCGTATGCAGGTTTCGGGCCCGGCGCTCACCATTACCGGCGGACACGGCGACGATAACCTTCTTCCATACGAGTATCACCACTCTGGTCAGGGCGTTGCCAATGGCCCGTGGGCTGTGCGCGAGAAGGTGCGCGAGAACGTCAAGTTTGGCGCCGACCTTATCAAGGTGCTGGCCTCCGGCGGAGTACTCTCCAAGGGCGATACGCCGGGAGCGCCACAGTACACACCCGAAGAATTGAAGGCAATCGCGGACGAGGCGCACAAGCTCGGACGCAAAGTTGCGGCCCATGCACACGGCACGCAATCCATCAAAGAAGCAATCCTCGCCGGCATCGACACCATTGAGCACTCGAGCCTTATTGACATCGAAGGCATCGCCATGGCCAAGCAGCACCACACCTACCTTGACTTCGATATCTATAACGACGATTACATCCTCGCCGAGGGAGCCAAGCACGGCATGCTTCCCGAATCGATCGAGAAAGAAAAAGGAGTCGGAAGGTTACAACGCGAGAACTTCCGTAAGGCATTTCAAGCAGGAACGCTCATGGGATTCGCTACGGATGCCGGAGTCTATCCGCACGGCGACAACTGGAAGCAGTTTCCCAAAATGGTCGAGTGGGGGATGAAGCCAATCGACGCCATTCGCGCCGCCACGCTGAACGGAGCCGACATCATGGGCTGGTCGGACAAAGTGGGCACGATTGAGAAAGACCATTTTGCCGACATTATCGCTGTCGATGGCGACCCATTAGCAGACATCAACGTAATGGGGAAGGTGAAACTCGTGATCAAGGGCGGCGAAGTTTACAGGAATGACTTTGCCGCTCGCAGCCAGTGA
- a CDS encoding zf-HC2 domain-containing protein — translation MDCKQAKSKFSTYLDGAVSGHEMRAISAHLENCGPCHTSYLSLQRAQALLSSIGTRKAPSDLPLRLKIAIQQERSRSAARTLQNIGLRIEHAINTFMLPATAGLVTAVIMFGVLIGFFARPEIGNDIPTSLYTPPRLSAGPYEIQGIDGPVLIEANVDASGRVLEYRILSGHDSDAVRVKIDNALIFTTFEPARAFGQPASGHVVLAFSTVNVKG, via the coding sequence ATGGACTGCAAACAAGCCAAGTCGAAGTTCTCTACTTATCTAGACGGGGCCGTGAGCGGTCATGAGATGCGCGCGATTTCCGCGCACCTGGAAAACTGCGGCCCTTGCCACACGAGTTATCTCTCCCTGCAGCGCGCGCAGGCCCTGCTGTCATCGATTGGGACGCGCAAGGCGCCCAGCGATCTTCCGCTTAGATTGAAGATCGCGATTCAGCAGGAGCGCTCGCGCAGCGCGGCTCGTACTCTGCAAAACATCGGGCTCAGAATCGAACACGCGATCAATACGTTTATGTTGCCCGCAACCGCCGGTCTGGTAACCGCCGTGATCATGTTCGGCGTACTCATCGGCTTCTTCGCTCGTCCCGAAATAGGAAACGATATTCCGACTTCGCTCTATACGCCTCCACGGCTCTCGGCCGGACCCTATGAGATTCAGGGAATCGATGGGCCCGTGCTGATCGAAGCTAACGTCGATGCCAGCGGGCGCGTCCTCGAGTACCGCATCCTCTCGGGCCACGACTCCGACGCGGTGCGCGTAAAAATCGACAACGCCCTGATCTTCACCACCTTCGAACCCGCCCGTGCCTTCGGACAACCCGCCAGTGGTCATGTGGTGTTGGCGTTCTCGACTGTGAATGTGAAGGGATAG
- a CDS encoding sigma-70 family RNA polymerase sigma factor, which produces MAGVTTLANLASAISVRAAEASIIAELKAGSEEAYEWLIAHYHQPVYGLVYRILNDPADAADTTQEVFLKVFRGIKRFHGEASLKTWIYRIALHEASNQRRWWFRHKRRETTMEAPTGEDEGQGFALKETLVDEHDSPFDCAAHEEVRTRVEQELAQVPEPYRTTVVLRDIEGLSYEEVAEILQVSLGTVKSRLMRGRFALKKRLENYARQAGRDLGLKVACHGAQVASLEVGSE; this is translated from the coding sequence ATGGCGGGAGTTACTACGTTGGCAAACCTCGCAAGTGCGATTTCGGTACGAGCCGCGGAGGCGTCGATTATCGCCGAACTGAAAGCTGGCTCGGAAGAGGCCTATGAATGGCTGATCGCACACTACCACCAGCCGGTATATGGACTGGTCTATCGCATCCTGAATGATCCTGCCGACGCGGCGGATACAACTCAGGAAGTTTTTCTTAAGGTCTTCCGCGGGATCAAGCGCTTCCATGGTGAAGCCAGCTTGAAGACCTGGATTTACCGCATCGCGCTGCACGAGGCGTCGAATCAACGCCGCTGGTGGTTCCGGCACAAACGCCGCGAGACCACAATGGAAGCGCCGACCGGCGAAGACGAGGGTCAGGGATTCGCGCTTAAAGAGACCCTGGTCGATGAGCATGACTCGCCCTTCGATTGCGCAGCGCACGAAGAAGTTCGTACGAGGGTCGAGCAGGAGCTGGCTCAGGTGCCCGAACCGTATCGCACAACCGTGGTCTTGCGCGATATCGAAGGACTGTCGTATGAAGAGGTCGCCGAGATCCTGCAAGTTTCGCTGGGCACGGTGAAGTCGAGATTAATGCGCGGGCGGTTCGCGCTAAAGAAGCGTCTGGAGAATTATGCCAGACAAGCGGGCCGCGATCTGGGCCTCAAGGTTGCATGCCACGGCGCGCAAGTGGCGTCACTGGAGGTTGGAAGCGAGTGA
- a CDS encoding OmpA family protein has protein sequence MYKRFIVAVVGSFLVLCLGAFADDVNGIIKTRTGETLIVQTDAGKEVTVVVTEDTKTADKKGLFGLRKDQLGSTVLIPGLKVSVEGAPDDQGRVVATQIITDGDDLETAEMIQAGLHPTAEQVAKNVDTLATHNARLGVHDEQLGVNTQNISANQQQTGANRQQIQQNLSTIEEHTRRFNALTDFELKGEATVNFAVGSTEVSKEDAGKLDQLAQTAKGLTGYIVEVVGYADSTGSAAMNTKLSEDRAKQVVTWLMQQGGIPVRHIIAPGAMGEYGGRAPNETKAGRAENRRVEVKVLVNKGVAGS, from the coding sequence ATGTACAAAAGATTCATCGTTGCGGTTGTAGGTTCGTTCTTGGTGTTATGCCTGGGTGCGTTTGCCGATGACGTCAATGGCATTATCAAGACGCGCACGGGAGAAACATTGATCGTGCAGACAGATGCGGGAAAAGAAGTCACCGTGGTTGTCACGGAAGACACTAAAACTGCAGACAAAAAAGGCCTCTTCGGCCTTCGGAAAGACCAATTGGGCAGCACCGTCCTGATACCCGGTTTGAAGGTGTCGGTTGAAGGAGCCCCCGATGACCAGGGCCGCGTCGTAGCCACACAAATAATTACCGACGGCGACGATCTGGAAACGGCTGAGATGATTCAGGCCGGCTTGCATCCCACAGCGGAACAGGTTGCAAAAAACGTGGACACCCTCGCTACCCACAATGCACGACTGGGAGTCCACGATGAACAGCTCGGGGTGAACACGCAAAACATCTCTGCCAATCAACAACAGACCGGTGCCAATCGACAACAGATCCAGCAGAACCTCAGCACGATCGAGGAACACACGCGGCGTTTCAACGCCCTAACAGACTTCGAATTGAAAGGCGAGGCTACGGTTAACTTCGCAGTCGGCAGCACCGAGGTCTCGAAGGAGGACGCTGGGAAACTCGATCAGCTGGCGCAAACTGCCAAGGGACTGACTGGTTACATAGTCGAGGTGGTCGGCTATGCCGACTCGACGGGCAGCGCAGCCATGAACACAAAACTCAGTGAAGATCGCGCCAAGCAAGTCGTGACCTGGTTGATGCAGCAGGGAGGGATTCCAGTGCGGCACATCATCGCTCCCGGCGCGATGGGCGAGTACGGAGGGCGGGCTCCCAACGAGACGAAGGCGGGGCGGGCCGAAAATCGTCGGGTCGAGGTAAAGGTTCTGGTTAACAAAGGAGTCGCTGGGAGCTAG
- a CDS encoding DUF481 domain-containing protein — translation MRQYTPRRAIRFPPLLLLLLSCLPAQAKRHDIVVMKNGDRITGEVKRLEQGVLYIEPEYVSDAFGVDWNEVATIRSAAGYQITLENGDRLAGTIEKVPSDGSPGADFKIRTADQEVSTHAANVVNIESKKKNFWDQLAGAIDLGYNFTSGNDQTQVSSSANADYLSTKWNTGVALTTSFSGQSGASKTNLWQGTTYGERFLSRNSSLIGLADFLHSSQQQLNLRTTLGGGFGRYWVRTNRQRFQSIFGLVFTNETFESTISNPTNKNIEALLGMKYQLFRFSRYSLLSQLYGFPGLSDTGRIRASTKTTFSVKLVNNFHTDFSFWDNFDSRPPISTSKKNELGITNSLGWTF, via the coding sequence ATGAGGCAATACACTCCGCGCAGGGCGATTCGATTTCCTCCCCTGTTGCTGCTTCTTCTCTCTTGTCTTCCGGCGCAGGCCAAGCGACACGACATCGTCGTGATGAAGAACGGAGATCGAATTACCGGAGAGGTAAAGAGGCTCGAGCAAGGAGTTTTGTATATCGAACCTGAATATGTTTCCGATGCGTTTGGAGTGGATTGGAACGAGGTAGCAACGATTCGGAGCGCTGCTGGCTATCAAATAACTCTCGAGAATGGTGATCGTCTCGCCGGAACCATCGAGAAGGTCCCTTCCGACGGCTCCCCGGGCGCAGATTTCAAGATTCGCACCGCCGATCAGGAAGTGAGCACTCACGCCGCGAATGTCGTCAATATTGAGTCGAAAAAGAAGAACTTCTGGGACCAGCTCGCGGGCGCGATTGATCTCGGCTACAACTTCACCAGCGGCAATGATCAAACGCAAGTCAGCAGTAGTGCCAACGCTGATTACCTGAGCACGAAATGGAATACTGGGGTTGCACTCACTACTTCCTTCAGCGGTCAATCAGGGGCTTCCAAGACAAATTTGTGGCAAGGGACAACCTATGGTGAACGTTTTCTCAGTAGAAATTCGTCTTTGATAGGATTGGCCGACTTCCTCCATAGCTCCCAACAGCAGTTGAACCTTCGCACCACTCTCGGCGGTGGCTTTGGCCGCTACTGGGTTCGAACAAACCGGCAACGGTTTCAAAGTATCTTCGGTCTTGTTTTCACGAATGAGACGTTTGAGTCGACGATTAGCAATCCCACGAACAAGAACATAGAAGCACTACTCGGGATGAAGTATCAACTGTTTCGTTTTTCGCGCTACTCACTGCTCTCGCAGCTTTACGGTTTCCCGGGACTCTCCGATACTGGCCGCATCCGCGCGAGTACAAAGACAACGTTTTCCGTAAAGCTGGTCAACAATTTTCACACTGATTTCTCATTTTGGGACAACTTTGACTCTCGTCCTCCTATAAGCACGTCGAAGAAAAATGAACTCGGCATAACCAATTCCCTGGGATGGACGTTCTAA
- a CDS encoding patatin-like phospholipase family protein, translating to MRRLFPQLMLLAIAGFCVAQEPAAPGSAALGNRPKIGLVLEGGSALGLAHMGVISWLEEHHIPVSYVAGTSMGGLVGGMYAAGKSPAEMHELVDNIHWREVLRGETPFSDLDYRRKEDKRDYPNSLEFGLKHGVRFPEGFNAGHDVGLILDRIALPYSGVKSFDELPIPFACVATDLRSGKEHVFRRGSLATALRSTMSLPGVFSPVRSDDHVFADGGILNNLPTDVAKAMGADIVIAVHLQVRKLDPAESLSSIGVLSRSLSVVVARTELRGMERADILITVDLSGYSSLDYEKGAEISKVGYQATQAKGAILRTLSVDDETWERYVTERQSRVRTAPVPEFVEVTGTKPEAAREIEIALASEVNKPVDSNTIDRKLTNLTGVGRYSRLAYSMKERDNQPGLLIRADEKQYGPPFVQPLIVIDGAEYNNVRFTMGARITFFDVGSFRSEWRNDVSLGFVNLIRSEYYHPLTSTSHWFVAPLGFADSSLFDIYSRDTQLAEYRHRQAGGALDFGRQINRSSEIRLGYQGSTQRYSPQVGNPNLLPTVRGRQGVTSIRYSLIGVDNPTVPRSGVQANFRTAWFDANPGATSGFPLSELQIAVFKRLSKPSSLFFTAAGGTTFNDSRTGVPPFALGGIRDLAAYGTNELITHQYFLFRTGYIRRLAQLSPFFGKDIDLIGAYEIGKAYGLPNASRLPTDGVAGIVINSIFGPLTVGGAYGDTGHHKVFFNLGRIF from the coding sequence ATGAGGCGTCTCTTCCCACAGCTGATGCTCTTGGCAATTGCGGGCTTCTGCGTCGCCCAGGAACCCGCTGCGCCCGGCAGTGCGGCGTTGGGGAATCGTCCTAAGATCGGCTTGGTTCTCGAAGGCGGATCGGCGCTAGGACTGGCCCATATGGGCGTAATTTCCTGGCTGGAAGAGCATCACATTCCTGTGAGCTACGTTGCCGGAACCAGCATGGGCGGACTGGTTGGAGGCATGTACGCCGCCGGGAAGTCGCCTGCGGAGATGCACGAGCTGGTGGATAACATTCACTGGAGAGAGGTGTTGCGCGGAGAGACTCCCTTCAGCGATCTCGACTATCGAAGGAAGGAAGACAAGCGGGATTATCCCAACAGCCTGGAATTCGGGCTGAAACACGGGGTTCGTTTTCCCGAAGGCTTCAATGCCGGACACGACGTTGGGCTCATTCTGGATCGCATCGCTCTTCCCTATTCGGGAGTAAAGAGCTTTGACGAACTTCCTATCCCCTTTGCTTGTGTTGCCACTGATCTCCGCTCGGGCAAAGAGCACGTTTTTCGCAGGGGATCTCTGGCGACTGCGCTGCGCTCCACGATGTCCCTCCCCGGAGTATTCAGCCCGGTTCGAAGCGACGATCACGTCTTCGCCGACGGCGGAATCCTGAATAACCTGCCCACCGACGTTGCCAAAGCTATGGGCGCAGACATTGTGATCGCTGTCCATTTGCAGGTGAGAAAGCTTGATCCTGCGGAATCCTTGTCATCCATCGGCGTGCTTAGCCGGAGCCTCTCTGTAGTAGTTGCCAGAACCGAGCTGCGCGGAATGGAAAGGGCCGACATTCTGATCACCGTCGATTTGTCAGGCTACAGCTCACTCGATTACGAGAAGGGCGCGGAGATCAGCAAGGTTGGGTATCAAGCCACGCAAGCCAAGGGCGCGATACTACGGACCCTGAGTGTGGATGACGAAACCTGGGAGCGTTACGTGACTGAACGCCAGAGTCGAGTGCGCACTGCTCCGGTTCCAGAGTTCGTTGAAGTAACTGGAACAAAACCGGAAGCTGCCCGGGAAATCGAGATTGCTCTCGCATCGGAGGTGAACAAGCCAGTCGACAGCAATACGATCGATCGCAAGCTCACGAACCTCACGGGAGTCGGACGCTACTCGCGGCTTGCCTACTCCATGAAGGAAAGAGATAACCAGCCGGGACTACTTATTCGGGCCGACGAGAAACAGTATGGTCCACCCTTCGTCCAGCCACTGATCGTTATCGATGGAGCGGAGTACAACAACGTTCGCTTTACCATGGGCGCACGGATTACCTTTTTTGATGTTGGCAGTTTTCGCTCGGAATGGCGCAACGATGTCAGCCTTGGGTTCGTTAATTTAATTCGATCAGAGTATTACCATCCCTTGACCTCTACGTCTCATTGGTTCGTCGCGCCTCTGGGCTTTGCCGATTCGTCACTATTCGACATCTATTCCAGGGATACGCAACTTGCTGAGTATCGCCACCGCCAGGCAGGTGGCGCTCTTGATTTTGGCCGCCAAATCAACCGTAGCTCCGAAATTCGATTGGGCTATCAAGGTTCGACGCAGAGATACTCGCCCCAGGTGGGAAATCCTAATCTTCTTCCTACCGTCAGGGGCCGCCAAGGCGTAACCAGCATTCGGTACTCGCTGATTGGAGTCGATAATCCAACGGTACCGCGGAGTGGCGTGCAGGCAAATTTCCGTACTGCATGGTTTGACGCAAATCCTGGAGCAACTTCCGGTTTCCCGCTGTCGGAATTGCAGATTGCCGTTTTCAAGCGGCTCAGTAAGCCCTCTTCCTTATTCTTTACGGCTGCAGGCGGCACGACCTTCAACGACAGTCGCACCGGCGTTCCTCCGTTCGCACTAGGAGGAATTCGAGATTTGGCCGCTTACGGCACCAATGAATTAATAACCCATCAGTATTTTCTCTTCCGGACGGGTTACATCCGTCGGTTGGCGCAGCTTTCCCCCTTCTTTGGAAAAGATATCGACTTGATTGGGGCTTATGAGATCGGAAAGGCGTACGGACTACCCAATGCATCGCGCCTTCCCACCGACGGCGTTGCGGGCATCGTGATCAACAGCATCTTCGGGCCATTGACGGTGGGAGGAGCCTATGGCGACACCGGCCATCACAAAGTCTTCTTTAACCTCGGGCGGATCTTCTAA
- a CDS encoding mechanosensitive ion channel domain-containing protein, with protein sequence MNFLKYAHRGDYATAAKYLQVSPKSDTDPEELARQLLTLMDTSLRASIALVSDAPEGSLDDSSDPNIEVIGEFHVGDSAASFTLIRVAQKKAGPIWLVSKETLDSVPHLFELAGAPAIDEYLPDFLIRYLLLGVPVGRWLAILLSIAVCIFVAWGILRLIGLLLTYRDRHGTARRAHYWIAAKKPAAFITAIALNAICVYWIGLPILYRMYYFRMLSGLFAICVAWFIGAMLDANKQRMLANGREKKQAISRVQLLHGIAKAVLIAICVLAILAILGFDTKTMLAGLGIGGIALALGAQKTLENLIGGITLVAADVFAIGDECVIDGRHVTVQEIGLRSLSVRAREGTQISFPNGMLAQVGIENVSRRNRFLLWTTLVISYETSLTQVRCVIAGVREMLYAHSRIQQESARFRLASMTSVGYEVELFAFVQTTDGAEMAAIREDVFFRIADIAEAEGAVWAIPSRLTFLSKKQAIDAKKEAEAEHLVQTWQSDGESPFPDVSPQTLARLRGTIAYPPERSTGTKEEAEAKAQRAS encoded by the coding sequence TTGAACTTCCTGAAGTACGCCCATCGCGGAGACTACGCAACCGCCGCCAAATATCTTCAGGTCTCGCCCAAATCGGATACAGATCCGGAGGAATTGGCGCGCCAGCTGCTCACCTTGATGGATACCTCTCTTCGCGCCAGCATCGCCTTGGTGAGCGATGCGCCCGAAGGTTCTCTCGACGATTCTAGCGATCCGAATATTGAGGTAATCGGAGAGTTTCATGTTGGAGATAGCGCGGCCTCCTTCACGCTGATCAGGGTAGCGCAGAAAAAGGCAGGTCCAATTTGGTTGGTTTCGAAGGAGACGCTGGATAGCGTGCCCCACCTGTTCGAGCTCGCCGGAGCTCCCGCGATCGATGAGTACCTGCCCGACTTCCTTATCAGATATCTCCTCCTTGGCGTTCCAGTCGGACGATGGCTGGCCATACTGTTGTCCATCGCGGTGTGCATATTCGTAGCATGGGGCATCCTTCGACTCATCGGTCTCCTGCTGACATATCGCGATCGGCATGGTACAGCGCGTCGCGCTCACTACTGGATCGCGGCAAAGAAGCCGGCAGCGTTCATCACTGCTATCGCGCTTAACGCCATCTGCGTTTACTGGATTGGATTGCCGATTTTGTACCGGATGTATTACTTCCGGATGCTCTCGGGTCTGTTCGCGATCTGCGTGGCGTGGTTCATTGGAGCAATGCTGGATGCAAACAAGCAACGCATGCTGGCGAACGGCAGGGAAAAGAAGCAAGCAATCTCGCGGGTGCAGTTGCTCCATGGGATAGCAAAAGCAGTTCTGATTGCGATTTGTGTGCTCGCAATACTGGCTATTCTCGGCTTTGATACGAAGACAATGCTTGCCGGATTGGGAATTGGCGGCATCGCACTGGCACTGGGCGCACAGAAAACACTGGAGAATCTCATCGGTGGTATCACTCTGGTGGCTGCCGATGTCTTTGCAATCGGCGACGAATGCGTGATCGATGGCCGCCATGTTACCGTGCAGGAGATCGGATTGCGTTCTCTTAGTGTGCGCGCACGAGAGGGCACGCAGATATCGTTTCCGAACGGGATGCTCGCGCAGGTGGGCATCGAGAATGTGTCGCGCAGAAACAGATTTCTACTGTGGACGACCCTCGTCATTAGCTATGAAACGTCGCTCACCCAGGTGCGCTGCGTGATCGCGGGTGTTCGCGAGATGCTTTACGCCCACTCACGCATTCAGCAGGAGAGCGCAAGGTTTCGCCTCGCGAGCATGACGTCTGTCGGATACGAAGTGGAGCTATTCGCATTTGTGCAGACTACTGATGGAGCTGAGATGGCCGCGATCCGGGAGGACGTCTTTTTTCGCATCGCTGACATTGCTGAAGCAGAAGGCGCGGTTTGGGCGATTCCATCGCGATTGACGTTTCTCTCGAAAAAACAAGCGATTGATGCCAAGAAAGAGGCGGAAGCCGAGCATCTGGTTCAAACTTGGCAAAGCGACGGCGAGAGTCCCTTTCCCGACGTTTCCCCGCAGACGCTGGCACGGCTGCGGGGGACCATCGCATATCCGCCGGAGCGATCGACAGGAACGAAAGAAGAGGCGGAGGCAAAGGCTCAGCGGGCGAGTTGA